One Corvus moneduloides isolate bCorMon1 chromosome Z, bCorMon1.pri, whole genome shotgun sequence genomic window carries:
- the MRPL17 gene encoding 39S ribosomal protein L17, mitochondrial: MRLSVAAAISHGRVYRRLGLSPRSRLDLLRNLVTALVRHERIETPWARADEMRGYTERLIDYAKRGDKDERAMRMADFWLTEKDLIHKLFKVLAPRFQPHPGSYTRLLQIPNRDGLDRAKMAVIELKGNPLPPLVRPRRDSDKTLLNQLLKGYRQDAQRAAASRGTPV; encoded by the exons ATGCGGCTGTCGGTGGCGGCCGCCATCTCGCATGGCCGCGTGTACCGGCGGCTCGGGCTCAGCCCGCGGTCGCGCCTGGACCTGCTGCGGAACCTGGTGACGGCGCTGGTGCGGCATGAGCGCATCGAGACGCCCTGGGCGCGGGCCGACGAGATGCGCGGCTACACCGAGCGG CTCATCGACTACGCCAAGCGCGGGGACAAGGACGAGCGCGCCATGCGCATGGCGGATTTCTGGCTGACC GAGAAGGACCTCATCCACAAGCTGTTCAAGGTGCTGGCGCCCCGCTTCCAGCCGCACCCCGGCAGCTACACGCGCCTGCTTCAGATCCCCAACCGGGACGGGCTGGACCGCGCTAAGATGGCGGTGATCGAGCTGAAGGGGAACCCGCTCCCGCCGCTCGTCCGCCCGCGCCGCGACTCCGACAAGACGCTGCTGAACCAGCTGCTCAAGGGGTACCGGCAGGACGCGCAGCGGGCGGCCGCCTCCCGGGGAACCCCTGTCTAG